A window of the Mus pahari chromosome 1, PAHARI_EIJ_v1.1, whole genome shotgun sequence genome harbors these coding sequences:
- the Ptprcap gene encoding protein tyrosine phosphatase receptor type C-associated protein, translating to MASRELPTTSLSGSFNSLYCRALPGTLRFGVLLALPGALASGAGREDGVGSHVVTIVLLLLLLLLLVTALALAWRRLSRASGGYYHPARLGAALWGHTCRLLWASPAGRWLRARTERGPPEEPGPQEDEEDAEDFMMDGGPEEADDAKEEQQRCQTEQTHDARDTDSDGGLGLGPQGPVGSGSSAEALLSDLHAFSGSAAWDDSAQGAGGQGLRVTAL from the coding sequence GCTCTGCCTGGTACCCTCAGATTTGGGGTGCTGCTGGCCCTGCCAGGGGCACTGGCCTCTGGGGCAGGCCGAGAGGATGGTGTGGGCTCCCATGTGGTCACCATCGTCCTGCTGCtcttgctcctgctgctgctggtcacTGCCCTAGCCTTGGCTTGGCGTCGCCTCAGCCGTGCCTCAGGGGGGTACTACCACCCAGCTCGCCTGGGTGCTGCCTTGTGGGGTCACACCTGCCGCCTGCTCTGGGCCAGCCCTGCAGGCCGCTGGCTTCGAGCCCGCACTGAGCGGGGACCCCCAGAAGAACCAGGGCCGCAGGAGGACGAAGAGGATGCAGAAGATTTCATGATGGACGGTGGCCCCGAGGAAGCCGACGACGCCAAGGAGGAGCAGCAGCGGTGTCAAACAGAGCAGACCCACGATGCACGTGACACAGACAGTGACgggggcctgggcctgggccctCAGGGTCCGGTGGGCTCAGGCAGCAGCGCCGAGGCCCTGCTGAGTGACCTGCATGCCTTTTCCGGCAGCGCTGCCTGGGATGACAGCGCTCAAGGAGCAGGGGGCCAGGGCCTCCGTGTCACTGCACTGTAG